One genomic region from Sphingobacterium multivorum encodes:
- a CDS encoding aspartate aminotransferase family protein, with product MKPFPVFEKVDIAIERALGCFVYDKQQQAYLDLYGGHAVISVGHSHPHVVEETIQQMNKIGFYSNAVTNDLQDRLAERLGSACGYPTYAVFYSNSGAEANENALKLASFHTGRRKVLAMSNAFHGRTSAAVSATDIRSIRAPLNDSEQFVFTPFNEISSLKKQLETEEYCAVIIEPIQGVGGIHRASPSFLQEVRAICTKTGTMLILDEIQCGYGRTGRFFAHQHAGIEADLITVAKGIANGLPMGATIISPKIKPVTGQLGTTFGGSHVVCAAALAVLDVIQKEQLIDNAATVGEFLLTELRKIHGVSEVRGQGLMIGVEFENDIQHLREELLFSEKIFTGYAGRYTLRLLPPLCFTMNHAETFLKSLRKLVHKEKLADDVSVY from the coding sequence ATGAAACCATTTCCCGTTTTTGAGAAAGTTGATATTGCGATCGAACGAGCCCTTGGTTGCTTTGTTTATGATAAACAGCAGCAGGCCTATTTAGATCTATATGGTGGTCATGCCGTTATTTCTGTTGGGCATAGCCATCCGCATGTTGTTGAAGAAACTATACAACAGATGAATAAGATCGGATTCTATTCAAATGCAGTTACAAACGATCTTCAGGATCGTTTGGCCGAGCGCTTGGGCAGTGCCTGTGGTTATCCTACATATGCTGTTTTTTACAGTAATTCGGGGGCCGAAGCAAATGAAAATGCACTGAAGTTAGCTTCGTTCCATACGGGAAGGAGGAAAGTATTGGCGATGTCAAATGCGTTTCATGGGAGAACCTCAGCCGCGGTTTCGGCAACGGATATCCGGTCGATTCGTGCACCATTAAATGACAGTGAACAATTTGTCTTTACGCCCTTCAACGAGATCTCCAGTTTGAAAAAACAATTGGAAACCGAAGAATATTGTGCTGTCATCATTGAACCTATTCAAGGAGTCGGGGGGATTCATCGGGCAAGTCCTAGTTTCTTACAGGAAGTAAGAGCAATCTGCACGAAAACTGGGACTATGCTTATTTTAGATGAAATTCAATGCGGGTATGGGCGCACGGGACGTTTCTTTGCACATCAGCATGCTGGGATAGAAGCCGATTTAATTACGGTGGCCAAAGGGATTGCAAATGGCCTCCCGATGGGGGCGACAATTATTTCGCCTAAAATAAAGCCGGTCACGGGGCAATTGGGCACTACTTTTGGCGGTAGTCATGTGGTTTGCGCGGCGGCACTGGCTGTACTTGATGTCATCCAAAAAGAGCAATTGATTGATAATGCCGCAACTGTAGGTGAATTTCTGTTGACAGAATTAAGAAAAATTCATGGCGTGAGTGAAGTGAGGGGGCAAGGATTGATGATTGGCGTAGAGTTTGAAAACGATATTCAACACCTACGGGAAGAACTTTTGTTTTCTGAAAAGATTTTTACAGGATATGCAGGACGCTATACCCTCCGCCTATTACCGCCGCTCTGTTTCACCATGAATCACGCGGAGACATTTTTGAAGAGTCTACGGAAGCTTGTGCACAAAGAGAAACTAGCCGATGATGTTTCGGTATATTGA
- a CDS encoding NUDIX hydrolase, whose translation MDFKTTKKYLPTAGLVSIKEDKLLLAYSNNRKAWYLPGGKIDAGEEALQSLRREILEELNINLDPDKISYYCHITAPAYGLVPEVIMEQDCFLYPLTEQIEPSNEIGAVRYFSHQEYQEEPIQVIGVLHVFDKLKADGLI comes from the coding sequence ATGGATTTCAAGACAACAAAAAAATATTTGCCTACAGCGGGTTTAGTGAGTATTAAGGAAGATAAATTATTATTGGCGTATAGCAACAATAGAAAGGCATGGTATCTGCCAGGTGGGAAGATTGATGCAGGGGAGGAAGCCCTGCAGTCCCTACGTCGCGAGATTTTGGAGGAGTTGAATATCAATCTGGATCCGGATAAAATCTCGTACTATTGCCATATAACAGCCCCGGCGTACGGACTTGTGCCAGAGGTTATCATGGAACAGGATTGTTTTCTGTATCCATTAACAGAGCAGATCGAACCCAGTAATGAGATTGGCGCCGTTCGTTATTTTTCACACCAAGAATATCAGGAAGAACCTATCCAGGTCATTGGCGTTTTGCATGTGTTTGACAAGTTGAAGGCTGACGGATTGATTTAA
- a CDS encoding AsmA-like C-terminal region-containing protein, with the protein MSKATFIKVVKRIAIVFTSIAVLLVISILSIPYIFENEVNSKVKSLVNEHITGELNYSKVRLTFFDQFPLLTASMDDVLLKGAEPFKNDTLLAAKKVSFGVDLMSLLKSKIVIDKFIVNSGKINILVDSLGNANYNIYKSSSADATKTQDNSESSALAFQLIKLEKTNLHYEDRSIPLQIEAKDLEYEGKGDLMSNIFDLNTRAKIASFSFSFDNELYVDKKSIDANLLTRINTNNLSFVFERNDIKINQLPVRFRGLLSFISHGYHLDFKLKSQESTLAELLSLVPNSYASWIKDLSVKGTSEVFVNLEGDYIVDNNKMPNLSLGLMVNNGFLAYKQSTNPLTDWNAKLRIDLPALNPDSLQIDLKQFDFKVASGYFNAQGNIAGLHPVTVHANIKSDLDLGKLNESLQFPDFSFGGKWNLYAKIDGTYVKAIRKVGLQKREQEYIASIPTFDIKNTLVDGKFKLANLPQGLDKIAYRLEAKDPDGQLKSASIAIHDISVQALNNYIKGFISITDFNKIAVNSDLKASFNLADIKNFYPIKQVELAGLVDVNLMAKGYVDLKRNIFPETNTSIVMKNGLIKSNDYPIPMENIQVEAFVNSEKGSLRDLNVKILPVSFTFAGEPFFLNADLKNFNNIKYSIQSKGKLNLGPIYKLFALDGTNVDGFIYTDFSLKGLQSDATNGHYNRLQNSGQLSIGNIQVQSDMLPQPIAIRRGNFSFYQEKMNFDKFLVAYAKNDISIKGYLNNIINYATSSQAPLKGQFTLSSKKINVDDFMVFASPATSTTASSSESGVVLLPKNLDVQVLGLVNAIAYNKMNIKDFKGDLQVKDGKMILHKTNFELAGLKVDMNGSYRPINPRRASFDYAVKADSFDIQRAYKEIPLFREMVSSAKNAYGLVSLDYKLGGLLNGNMQPVMPSIVGDGSLTLNQIKFRGFKLLNGISQSTSKEKLKDGEVKKVVIKSHIKNNVMTIERTKMKMMGFRPRFEGQVTLDGRMNLGFRLGLPPFGIFGIPMRITGTPDNFHLKMGKYKEEDLDMEMDDEDNKVYKESQKTQESQAK; encoded by the coding sequence GTGTCAAAAGCAACATTTATAAAAGTTGTGAAACGTATCGCTATCGTTTTTACAAGCATCGCCGTACTACTCGTTATCAGCATATTATCTATTCCTTATATATTCGAAAATGAAGTAAACAGCAAGGTCAAATCGCTCGTAAACGAGCACATTACAGGTGAATTAAATTATTCCAAAGTAAGATTAACCTTCTTTGATCAATTCCCTTTGCTTACTGCATCGATGGATGATGTCTTACTAAAAGGGGCCGAACCTTTCAAAAACGACACGCTGCTCGCTGCAAAAAAAGTCAGTTTTGGCGTGGACCTTATGAGTCTTCTCAAATCTAAAATTGTAATCGACAAATTTATCGTGAACAGCGGGAAGATCAACATCCTGGTTGATTCTTTGGGAAATGCCAATTACAATATTTATAAATCTAGCTCCGCTGATGCTACAAAAACACAAGACAATTCCGAAAGCAGTGCTTTAGCCTTCCAACTGATTAAACTTGAAAAAACAAATCTCCATTATGAAGATCGCTCCATTCCGCTTCAGATAGAGGCAAAAGATCTGGAATATGAGGGTAAGGGAGATCTCATGTCAAATATCTTTGACTTGAACACACGTGCGAAAATTGCATCATTTTCATTTTCCTTTGACAATGAATTGTATGTGGACAAAAAGTCGATCGATGCCAATTTGCTAACACGGATCAATACCAATAATTTATCTTTCGTCTTCGAACGAAATGATATTAAAATAAATCAATTACCGGTTCGTTTCCGTGGGTTGTTGTCTTTTATCTCCCATGGTTATCACCTGGATTTTAAATTAAAATCACAGGAAAGCACCTTGGCCGAATTACTTTCATTAGTCCCAAATAGCTACGCTTCTTGGATCAAGGACCTCTCCGTGAAAGGTACATCGGAGGTTTTTGTCAATTTAGAAGGAGACTATATTGTCGACAACAACAAAATGCCTAATCTTTCCCTTGGACTCATGGTCAACAATGGCTTTCTCGCGTATAAACAATCCACCAATCCGCTAACAGACTGGAATGCAAAATTACGGATAGACTTGCCGGCACTGAATCCAGACTCACTACAAATTGATCTGAAACAATTTGACTTTAAAGTTGCTTCAGGCTATTTCAATGCACAGGGCAACATTGCGGGTTTACACCCTGTAACCGTGCATGCTAACATAAAAAGTGATCTTGATCTCGGTAAACTCAATGAATCCCTACAATTCCCTGACTTTTCATTTGGTGGAAAATGGAATCTTTACGCAAAAATCGACGGAACATACGTCAAAGCTATTCGTAAGGTAGGACTTCAAAAACGCGAACAGGAATACATTGCATCCATTCCTACTTTTGATATCAAAAATACACTCGTCGATGGTAAATTCAAATTGGCTAACCTCCCACAAGGGTTGGACAAAATTGCTTATCGTCTGGAAGCAAAGGATCCCGATGGCCAATTAAAAAGTGCATCAATAGCAATCCATGATATTTCTGTTCAGGCGCTTAACAACTATATAAAGGGTTTTATTTCAATAACAGATTTTAATAAAATTGCTGTCAACTCGGATTTAAAAGCTTCATTTAATTTAGCAGATATCAAAAATTTCTATCCAATTAAACAAGTTGAATTGGCAGGGTTGGTGGATGTCAACCTTATGGCAAAAGGTTATGTGGATCTCAAACGAAACATTTTTCCCGAAACCAATACATCCATCGTGATGAAGAATGGCTTGATCAAGTCAAATGATTATCCTATCCCGATGGAAAATATTCAGGTCGAAGCCTTTGTCAATAGCGAAAAAGGCTCACTTCGGGATCTGAATGTCAAAATCCTACCGGTATCATTTACATTTGCGGGCGAACCATTTTTCTTGAATGCAGACCTCAAGAACTTCAATAATATCAAGTACAGCATACAATCCAAGGGTAAGCTCAATCTCGGCCCTATTTATAAACTCTTTGCATTAGATGGTACCAATGTCGATGGTTTTATCTATACGGATTTCAGTTTAAAAGGTTTACAGAGCGATGCCACCAATGGTCATTATAACCGACTCCAAAATAGTGGTCAGTTAAGTATTGGAAACATCCAGGTTCAGTCCGACATGCTTCCACAGCCTATTGCAATTAGACGTGGGAACTTCAGTTTTTATCAGGAGAAAATGAATTTCGATAAATTCTTGGTAGCCTATGCGAAGAATGATATTTCCATCAAAGGATATCTCAACAACATTATTAATTATGCAACAAGTAGTCAAGCACCGTTAAAGGGGCAATTTACACTCAGCAGCAAGAAAATCAATGTGGATGATTTTATGGTTTTTGCTTCTCCGGCCACATCGACGACTGCAAGCTCTTCGGAAAGCGGTGTGGTTCTTCTCCCCAAAAATTTGGACGTTCAGGTCTTGGGGCTTGTCAATGCCATAGCATATAATAAAATGAATATCAAAGACTTCAAAGGTGACCTACAGGTAAAAGACGGTAAGATGATTCTTCATAAGACAAACTTTGAACTAGCGGGACTGAAAGTAGATATGAACGGAAGCTATCGTCCTATAAATCCACGTAGAGCAAGTTTTGATTATGCTGTGAAAGCTGACAGCTTTGATATTCAACGCGCTTACAAAGAGATACCGCTATTCAGAGAAATGGTTAGCTCTGCCAAAAATGCTTATGGCCTGGTTTCATTGGATTATAAATTGGGTGGTTTATTGAATGGCAATATGCAACCAGTAATGCCCTCCATCGTCGGCGATGGATCCCTAACACTGAATCAAATTAAATTCAGAGGCTTCAAGTTACTTAATGGAATTAGTCAATCTACTTCCAAGGAAAAATTGAAAGATGGCGAAGTGAAAAAAGTTGTTATTAAATCCCATATCAAAAATAATGTGATGACCATCGAACGCACTAAAATGAAAATGATGGGATTCAGGCCTCGTTTTGAAGGTCAAGTAACCTTAGATGGACGGATGAACCTGGGTTTTCGACTGGGCTTACCTCCTTTTGGAATCTTTGGGATACCTATGCGAATTACGGGCACTCCAGATAACTTTCACTTAAAAATGGGAAAATACAAAGAAGAGGATCTCGACATGGAAATGGATGACGAGGACAACAAAGTATATAAAGAATCTCAAAAGACGCAAGAATCACAGGCTAAATAA
- a CDS encoding sensor histidine kinase — translation MKFRFKNAEQKNSIILTACLFLLLLIGGGLLGIIHHKVDLLKKRILIDFADENMLLVKKQLELLQQDLFLSEKKILNQPAFDLKESADSLLVVLPVGQADAVNQRMLTLLRTRTINHRLYHIYLDVVKLNAYFAELNFGRRAYFEIYDDRGLCVYSPDNRKWGKRASTAVAKQGQIVKSDFLQLDVMVNSYPCNILLVGGEIKVYVLLLSIEEEIQELLTYSILLGVGLMLVAMVLIYFNIVERRKIQQLKLQSLKQENEYTRMQLVQLRQQINPHFLFNTFGSLQYLIGKDNDLAKSFIGKMTKVYRKMLRTDEAEWSSLGEELELAKAYFFLQQVRFGAALSDMEIRLPATCLDRKIPRLGLQMLVENAIKHTRISIEHPLKIQIIYLVEENVLEIRNNWQPRQGAELEGEGYGLNYLASIYRYYAMSGFRYGIESDFFSVYLPLSSS, via the coding sequence GTGAAATTTCGATTTAAAAATGCCGAACAGAAGAATAGTATCATCCTGACTGCCTGTTTGTTTTTGTTGTTGTTGATTGGGGGAGGCTTGCTCGGTATTATCCATCATAAAGTAGACCTCCTTAAGAAGAGGATACTGATCGATTTTGCAGATGAGAATATGTTGCTTGTCAAAAAGCAATTGGAGTTGTTGCAGCAAGATCTATTCCTTTCGGAAAAAAAGATCTTAAATCAGCCCGCCTTTGATCTAAAAGAAAGTGCTGACTCGCTGTTGGTCGTTTTGCCGGTTGGACAAGCGGACGCTGTCAATCAGCGAATGCTTACCTTGTTACGCACACGGACAATAAATCACCGACTATATCACATTTATCTGGATGTAGTAAAATTGAATGCCTATTTCGCGGAACTCAATTTCGGAAGACGAGCTTATTTCGAGATTTACGACGACCGTGGATTATGTGTGTATTCTCCAGATAATCGAAAGTGGGGTAAGCGGGCCAGTACAGCAGTTGCAAAACAAGGACAGATTGTGAAATCTGATTTTCTTCAGCTGGACGTTATGGTCAATTCGTATCCCTGTAACATTCTTTTAGTGGGTGGTGAAATCAAGGTGTATGTCCTGTTGCTGAGTATTGAAGAGGAAATCCAAGAATTGCTAACGTATAGCATCTTGCTTGGTGTGGGCTTGATGTTGGTAGCTATGGTGTTAATCTACTTTAATATCGTGGAGCGTCGCAAGATTCAGCAACTGAAACTGCAATCCCTGAAGCAAGAGAATGAATATACGCGCATGCAGTTGGTTCAACTGCGGCAGCAGATCAATCCACATTTTTTATTCAATACATTTGGGTCGCTTCAATACCTGATTGGAAAGGACAATGATCTTGCGAAATCTTTTATTGGCAAGATGACAAAAGTCTACCGGAAGATGCTCCGCACAGATGAAGCCGAATGGTCATCATTGGGGGAGGAGTTGGAATTGGCCAAAGCCTATTTCTTTTTACAGCAGGTGCGGTTCGGAGCGGCTTTAAGTGATATGGAAATTCGGCTGCCAGCAACATGTTTGGATCGGAAAATTCCACGTTTGGGCCTGCAGATGCTGGTAGAAAATGCGATCAAGCATACCCGTATTTCGATCGAACATCCGCTGAAGATTCAGATCATCTATCTTGTTGAAGAAAACGTGCTGGAAATCCGCAATAACTGGCAGCCCAGACAGGGGGCAGAGCTGGAAGGTGAGGGGTACGGACTTAATTATTTAGCATCCATCTATCGTTATTATGCGATGTCGGGCTTCCGGTACGGGATAGAATCGGACTTTTTTTCGGTATACTTACCACTCTCATCCAGTTGA
- a CDS encoding zinc-dependent metalloprotease, with translation MKNTYTKLAIGLLFSAGLMQSCSLLQTVGLRKKETVTSAKDSIAKKDTTAAYDKLLKDARVDTGMFTVIRKENNYYFEIPLKKMGRDILLIQKLSSVPLALNEAGVNKGMNYENKVIRFTLRKEKKEVWVSEIKPQVEVPKGDAIAASVYDNYRPSYIESFKIESYSKDSSAVVIKVNKVFDGSEKSFTDVFTSLGLGTSPKSSISTVEDIKSYANNIVVKSVFSTKVTEGNESVPVSLEITSNLYELPEKPMVARFADPRVGFFTSPRWYFNDKQQELDKKNLVNRWRLEPRDEDKARYLKGELVEPKKPIVFYLDPATPKQWRQAIIDGVHDWQAAFEAAGFKNAILAKQQPDSVKFDPDDANVSSIVYAASAQANAMGPSVVDPRSGEILEADVIWWHNVMTILNSWMRIQTGIVDTSVRANVFSDEKMAHAIRFVSSHEIGHTLGLMHNMGSSASFPVDSLRSKSFTAKMGGTAPSIMDYARFNYVAQPEDGVEQITPVIGAYDKYAIGWAYRWYGKTQPWDEIPLLRKEIDSHVHDPIYHYGEQQDSKNIVDPRAQSEDLGDDAMMAGEYGMLNLRRMMPNIINWTTNVGDDYYRAGKLYMGVVGQWYAYADHVLNNIGGIYLENAVLGDQKDAYSPVPKDKQLRALEYLKKNVFYMPEWLFVPELMAKTFPLKDSPIGPFEYAPYNLQREFQYAMLYKLVNDERLLRMVEMENLFGSKKAWSAPEFLTSVRQTVFAKTISGQSLDLKTRMLQQNYVDVLMVSTNKSMEKLNAKKLAGIEQLVEATQPDLCLHPQHASSSQTGLRNVHVTGMIRTSDMLTYKRAELYEIYQLLKQKQRTGDATTKSHYMDLLLRIANTLELN, from the coding sequence ATGAAAAACACTTACACTAAGTTAGCCATAGGTCTTTTATTTTCCGCTGGTCTAATGCAATCTTGTTCATTATTGCAAACAGTAGGCCTGCGAAAAAAAGAAACGGTTACTTCTGCTAAAGATTCTATTGCCAAGAAAGATACGACAGCTGCGTACGACAAATTGCTTAAAGATGCCCGGGTTGATACTGGTATGTTTACGGTAATTCGTAAGGAAAATAATTACTATTTTGAAATTCCATTGAAGAAAATGGGGCGGGATATTCTGTTGATACAGAAGCTGTCCTCCGTTCCATTGGCTTTAAATGAGGCTGGGGTAAACAAAGGAATGAATTATGAAAATAAGGTCATCCGGTTTACACTCCGCAAGGAGAAGAAAGAAGTGTGGGTTTCGGAGATCAAACCTCAGGTGGAAGTCCCTAAAGGTGACGCAATAGCCGCTTCGGTATACGATAATTACCGCCCTTCTTATATTGAATCTTTTAAGATTGAAAGTTATTCAAAAGATTCAAGTGCTGTTGTGATCAAAGTCAATAAGGTATTTGATGGTTCAGAAAAGAGTTTTACGGATGTGTTTACTTCCTTGGGTTTGGGAACTTCACCTAAAAGCAGTATATCTACAGTTGAAGATATCAAATCCTATGCGAATAATATCGTTGTGAAGTCTGTATTTTCTACCAAGGTGACGGAAGGTAATGAATCTGTACCGGTTTCTTTGGAAATTACAAGTAACCTTTACGAACTGCCTGAAAAGCCTATGGTTGCCCGGTTTGCAGATCCAAGGGTTGGTTTCTTTACTTCGCCGCGTTGGTATTTTAACGATAAACAACAAGAACTGGATAAGAAAAATCTGGTCAATCGCTGGCGTTTGGAACCGCGTGACGAAGACAAAGCGCGCTATCTAAAAGGGGAGCTGGTCGAACCCAAAAAACCGATTGTCTTTTATTTGGACCCAGCGACCCCAAAACAATGGCGTCAGGCCATTATTGATGGCGTACATGATTGGCAGGCCGCCTTTGAAGCTGCTGGCTTCAAAAATGCAATTCTGGCCAAACAACAGCCCGATAGTGTCAAATTTGATCCAGACGACGCTAATGTTTCTTCTATTGTATACGCAGCATCTGCTCAAGCTAATGCCATGGGGCCATCTGTTGTTGATCCACGCTCAGGGGAGATATTAGAAGCTGACGTGATTTGGTGGCACAACGTCATGACTATTTTGAACAGTTGGATGCGCATACAGACCGGTATCGTAGATACATCAGTGCGTGCTAATGTTTTCTCCGATGAGAAAATGGCACATGCCATTCGTTTTGTGTCGTCCCATGAAATTGGACACACGCTTGGATTGATGCACAATATGGGCTCTTCGGCAAGTTTCCCTGTTGATTCGTTGCGTAGCAAAAGCTTTACCGCCAAAATGGGGGGGACAGCTCCTTCCATCATGGATTACGCACGTTTCAATTATGTCGCACAGCCTGAGGATGGCGTAGAACAAATTACTCCCGTGATCGGTGCTTACGACAAGTACGCCATTGGCTGGGCCTACCGCTGGTACGGCAAAACGCAACCTTGGGATGAAATCCCTTTGCTGAGAAAGGAAATTGATAGCCATGTACATGATCCTATTTATCATTACGGTGAACAGCAAGACTCTAAAAATATCGTTGATCCGCGGGCTCAATCGGAAGATCTTGGTGATGACGCCATGATGGCTGGCGAATATGGTATGCTGAATCTGCGTCGCATGATGCCTAATATTATCAATTGGACAACCAATGTCGGCGATGATTACTACCGTGCCGGTAAATTGTATATGGGCGTGGTTGGACAATGGTATGCATATGCTGATCATGTTTTAAATAATATTGGTGGTATTTACCTCGAAAATGCTGTTTTGGGTGATCAAAAAGATGCCTATAGCCCAGTACCAAAAGACAAACAACTACGTGCTTTGGAGTACCTCAAGAAGAATGTCTTTTACATGCCCGAATGGTTGTTCGTTCCGGAGCTGATGGCAAAAACTTTTCCATTGAAAGATTCTCCGATAGGACCATTTGAGTACGCTCCTTATAACTTACAACGTGAATTTCAATACGCTATGTTGTATAAACTGGTCAATGATGAACGTTTGCTGCGTATGGTTGAGATGGAAAATCTTTTCGGAAGTAAGAAAGCATGGAGCGCACCGGAGTTTTTAACTTCTGTACGTCAGACGGTTTTTGCTAAAACCATCAGTGGGCAATCGTTGGATCTTAAAACACGGATGCTGCAACAAAACTATGTGGATGTGCTGATGGTCTCTACCAACAAATCGATGGAGAAACTAAATGCGAAGAAACTAGCAGGTATTGAGCAGCTGGTTGAAGCGACGCAACCTGATCTATGTTTACATCCACAACATGCATCTTCTTCACAAACTGGACTGCGGAATGTACATGTCACTGGTATGATACGCACGTCCGATATGCTGACCTATAAACGAGCTGAATTATATGAGATTTACCAGTTGTTGAAACAAAAGCAGCGGACTGGTGACGCGACGACAAAATCGCATTATATGGATCTTTTATTACGTATTGCAAATACCTTAGAATTAAACTAA